A DNA window from Flavobacterium sp. contains the following coding sequences:
- a CDS encoding C4-type zinc ribbon domain-containing protein, with product MTNTKELSVEDKLRAIYDLQLIDSRIDEIRNVRGELPLEVEDLEDEVAGLSTRSEKLKGELEVIDEQIKAKKIAIEEHKEVIKKYTKQQESVRNNREFNSLTKEVEFQELEIQLAEKQIKEMKASIEHKKEVISNLKEKLDAKSSHLKHKKSELDAIMAETQKEEIFLTEKSAEYAAQIEDRLLAAYNRIRSSVRNGLAVVSIERGASAGSFFTIPPQTQVEIASRKKIITDEHSGRILVDTQLAEEEKEKMEQLFSKF from the coding sequence ATGACGAATACGAAAGAATTAAGTGTTGAGGACAAGTTAAGAGCAATATATGATTTACAGCTTATTGACTCTAGAATTGACGAAATCAGAAACGTTAGAGGAGAACTTCCTTTAGAAGTTGAAGATTTAGAAGATGAAGTTGCAGGTTTGAGCACTCGTTCAGAGAAACTGAAAGGTGAACTTGAAGTGATTGATGAGCAAATCAAAGCAAAGAAAATTGCTATTGAGGAGCATAAAGAGGTTATCAAGAAATACACTAAACAACAAGAATCAGTTCGTAATAACAGAGAATTTAATTCTTTAACAAAAGAGGTTGAATTTCAGGAATTAGAAATTCAATTAGCTGAAAAGCAAATCAAAGAAATGAAAGCTTCAATCGAGCATAAAAAAGAAGTTATTTCTAATTTAAAAGAAAAACTTGATGCTAAAAGCTCTCACTTAAAACATAAAAAATCTGAATTGGATGCTATTATGGCTGAAACTCAAAAAGAAGAAATCTTCTTAACTGAGAAATCTGCTGAATATGCTGCACAAATCGAAGACAGATTATTAGCAGCTTATAACAGAATCAGAAGCAGTGTTCGTAACGGATTAGCTGTAGTTTCTATCGAAAGAGGAGCTTCTGCAGGATCTTTCTTTACGATTCCACCACAAACTCAGGTAGAAATCGCTTCAAGAAAGAAAATCATCACTGATGAGCATTCTGGAAGAATTTTAGTTGACACGCAATTAGCAGAAGAAGAAAAAGAAAAAATGGAACAATTGTTCTCAAAATTCTAA
- a CDS encoding Nif3-like dinuclear metal center hexameric protein, with product MKIKEIISVLEEMTPLAYAEDFDNVGLLVGDPDTESTGVLVCHDALENVIEEAKNKNCNLVVCFHPILFSGIKKITGKNYVERAILKAIKNDIAIYAVHTALDNHSQGVNKIFCNALGLINTKILVPKQQFLQKLVTYTVPDNAEKVRNAMFEAGAGTIGNYDSCSFNSEGFFTFKGNEKSNPVIGEKGKLHTGTEIKIEVIFEKHLQSRILKALLNNHIYEEVAYEIYDLQNSHQNIGLGMVGELENEMDEKDFLLYVQDNMIARGIRHSAFLGKKIKKVAVLGGSGSFAIKNAIQAGADAFLTADLKYHQFYEAENKLLLADIGHFESERYTKNYIVDYLRKKILNFAIILSEENTNPVKYL from the coding sequence ATGAAAATCAAAGAAATTATATCCGTACTAGAAGAAATGACACCTCTGGCCTATGCAGAAGATTTTGATAATGTTGGACTTTTAGTTGGAGATCCCGATACAGAAAGCACAGGAGTTTTAGTTTGTCATGATGCGCTTGAAAATGTAATTGAAGAAGCAAAAAACAAAAACTGTAATCTGGTTGTTTGTTTTCACCCGATTTTATTTTCAGGAATTAAAAAAATTACCGGAAAAAATTATGTCGAAAGAGCTATTTTAAAAGCTATAAAAAATGACATTGCCATTTATGCTGTTCATACCGCTTTAGATAATCATTCGCAGGGTGTAAATAAAATTTTCTGTAATGCATTAGGCTTAATAAACACAAAAATATTGGTTCCGAAACAGCAATTTCTTCAAAAATTAGTGACTTACACCGTTCCTGACAATGCCGAAAAAGTTCGTAATGCCATGTTTGAAGCTGGTGCCGGAACAATTGGAAATTATGACAGCTGCAGTTTTAACTCAGAAGGATTTTTTACTTTTAAAGGAAATGAAAAAAGCAATCCTGTAATTGGCGAAAAGGGAAAATTACATACCGGAACTGAAATAAAAATTGAAGTTATTTTTGAAAAACATTTACAATCCCGAATTTTAAAAGCGCTTTTAAACAATCATATTTACGAAGAAGTGGCTTACGAAATTTATGATTTACAAAATTCGCATCAAAATATCGGACTCGGAATGGTTGGTGAACTCGAAAATGAAATGGATGAAAAAGATTTTCTTTTGTATGTACAAGACAACATGATTGCAAGAGGAATTCGTCATTCTGCCTTTTTAGGAAAAAAAATAAAGAAAGTTGCTGTTTTGGGCGGTTCAGGAAGTTTTGCAATTAAAAATGCAATTCAGGCCGGAGCCGATGCTTTTTTAACCGCTGATTTAAAATATCATCAGTTTTATGAAGCCGAAAACAAATTACTTTTGGCCGATATTGGTCATTTTGAGAGTGAACGCTATACAAAAAACTATATTGTTGATTATCTTCGAAAAAAAATTCTTAATTTTGCGATCATTTTATCGGAAGAAAATACAAATCCAGTTAAGTACTTATAG
- a CDS encoding KilA-N domain-containing protein — protein MAKSRKINVQGINVVVFEDNREDFMSLTDIARHRDNERSDYILQNWMRNRSTIEFIGLWEKFNNPDFNSIEFDGIKNMSGSNSFSLTPKRWIEATNATGIISKTGRYGGTFAHKDIAFEFATWLSAEFKFYLIKEFQRLKEEENSTKKLDWNLQRTISKINYTIHTDAIKEKLIPETISVKQKNFIYADEADLLNVALFGKTAKEWRDKNQGERGNIRDAASIEQLVVLSNLESINAMLIQQGIAQNERLLKLNEIAINQMKSLIKSNVLNKLK, from the coding sequence ATGGCTAAGAGCAGAAAAATAAATGTTCAGGGAATTAATGTTGTTGTTTTTGAGGATAATCGTGAAGATTTTATGTCTCTTACTGATATTGCCAGACATAGGGATAATGAGCGAAGTGATTATATTTTGCAAAACTGGATGAGAAACCGAAGTACAATTGAATTTATTGGTTTATGGGAAAAATTTAATAACCCGGATTTTAATTCCATCGAATTCGATGGAATTAAAAATATGTCAGGTTCTAATAGTTTTTCTCTTACTCCTAAAAGATGGATTGAAGCTACAAATGCAACTGGAATCATATCGAAAACTGGAAGGTATGGGGGTACATTTGCTCATAAAGATATTGCTTTTGAATTTGCCACTTGGTTAAGTGCAGAGTTTAAATTCTACTTGATAAAAGAATTTCAAAGGCTGAAAGAAGAAGAAAACAGTACGAAAAAATTAGATTGGAACTTACAAAGAACCATTTCTAAGATTAATTACACAATTCATACTGATGCGATTAAAGAAAAATTAATTCCGGAAACTATTAGTGTTAAACAGAAAAATTTTATCTATGCTGATGAAGCGGATCTTTTAAATGTTGCTTTATTTGGTAAAACGGCCAAAGAATGGCGCGATAAAAACCAAGGTGAGAGAGGAAATATTAGAGATGCAGCATCAATAGAGCAACTGGTAGTATTGTCAAATCTTGAAAGTATCAATGCAATGTTAATACAGCAAGGAATTGCACAAAATGAAAGATTGTTGAAACTGAATGAAATTGCCATTA